A stretch of the Gossypium hirsutum isolate 1008001.06 chromosome D07, Gossypium_hirsutum_v2.1, whole genome shotgun sequence genome encodes the following:
- the LOC107954746 gene encoding uncharacterized protein: protein MEANKAEALKAKEIAEKRFGERDFKGAKNYAIKAKALYPELEGISQMVSTFEVYVAWETKCNGEIDYYSILGLKPFADKEAVKKQYRKMAVLLHPDKNKCVGADGAFKLVSEAWTLLSDKIKKSAYDIKRNKKMPSGVVQTPTYASGVTGVSNSLNSTSQGRLDTFWTVCTSCKVQYEYLRKYVNKRLSCKNCRGTFIAVETGSAPVNGSFPYCPWSYVPNNGYASHGYDGVTYIPTNAAAFTGNVVSGYHSGYGYDYVSNMSFQWSSFSGTSTGIMSLNGVSAISTDSVYQTNREGRGAGSKVKSSANGKHSMKNIVTPTIPNLFNGYNDSSGSKTGGVEKKRKVIVNSDFKSGYVDKGLKPSEAGLANGHGVEPDPKLSNPSEPPNRRCLTQPMFDARKLLIDKARTEIRKKLEEIRLASEAGAAASAVKLGIEGVQLPAAGKAPKISDLTFSVHQLASNKSAPVSITVPDSDFHDFDKDRSEECFKPKQIWALYDEDDGMPRLYCLIRQVVSVKPFKILITYLSSKTDNEFGSVNWVDSGFSKSCGHFRARNSDIIDQVNIFSHLLRGEKAGRGGCVRIFPKSGDIWAVYRNWSPDWNRLTPDDVRHQYEMVEVLDGYSEELGVCVTPLVKLVGFKTVYQRNTNKDAIRWIPRKEMFRFSHQVPSWLLQGESGDLPNNCWDLDPAATPDELLHAATEAKA from the coding sequence ATGGAAGCGAACAAAGCGGAGGCTCTTAAAGCGAAAGAGATTGCTGAGAAGCGGTTTGGTGAAAGAGACTTTAAAGGTGCTAAGAATTATGCAATAAAGGCTAAAGCGTTGTATCCTGAATTAGAGGGTATATCACAGATGGTGTCCACTTTCGAAGTTTATGTTGCATGGGAGACTAAATGTAATGGTGAAATTGATTATTATTCGATTCTTGGATTGAAGCCTTTTGCGGATAAAGAGGCAGTGAAGAAACAATACAGAAAGATGGCTGTGTTACTTCATCCTGATAAGAATAAATGTGTGGGAGCTGATGGGGCTTTCAAACTTGTATCCGAGGCGTGGACTTTGTTGTCGGATAAAATCAAGAAAAGTGCCTATGATATCAAGAGAAACAAAAAGATGCCTTCTGGAGTGGTTCAAACTCCAACATATGCCTCTGGGGTTACTGGTGTAAGCAACTCTTTGAATTCAACCTCACAAGGTAGACTTGATACTTTTTGGACTGTATGCACATCTTGTAAAGTTCAGTATGAGTATCTTCGGAAGTATGTCAATAAGAGACTTTCGTGTAAGAACTGCCGTGGCACTTTCATTGCTGTTGAAACTGGGTCTGCTCCAGTGAATGGTTCGTTCCCCTATTGTCCCTGGTCTTATGTGCCGAATAATGGATATGCAAGTCATGGATATGATGGGGTCACATACATCCCGACGAATGCTGCTGCTTTTACTGGAAATGTGGTCTCAGGTTATCATTCTGGTTATGGGTATGATTATGTTTCTAACATGTCATTTCAGTGGAGTTCATTCTCTGGAACTTCAACTGGGATCATGAGCCTTAATGGAGTATCTGCCATTTCCACTGATTCTGTTTATCAGACCAACAGAGAGGGTAGAGGAGCAGGGTCAAAGGTGAAGTCAAGTGCCAATGGAAAACATTCTATGAAAAACATTGTCACGCCGACAATTCCAAATTTGTTCAATGGCTATAATGATTCTTCAGGATCTAAGACTGGTGGAGTTGAGAAGAAAAGGAAGGTTATTGTTAATTCCGATTTTAAAAGTGGATACGTAGACAAGGGATTGAAACCTTCAGAAGCAGGATTAGCAAATGGACATGGTGTTGAGCCTGATCCAAAGCTTTCCAACCCAAGTGAACCTCCAAATAGGCGATGCTTAACACAACCAATGTTTGATGCTAGAAAGTTGTTAATTGACAAGGCGAGGACTGAAATTCGGAAGAAATTGGAAGAGATTAGGTTGGCTTCAGAGGCAGGTGCTGCAGCCTCAGCAGTTAAATTAGGCATTGAAGGAGTTCAACTGCCAGCAGCCGGAAAGGCTCCCAAGATATCAGATTTGACTTTTTCTGTTCATCAATTAGCATCAAATAAAAGTGCACCGGTCTCAATTACTGTTCCGGACTCTGACTTTCATGATTTTGACAAAGATAGGTCAGAGGAATGCTTCAAACCAAAGCAAATATGGGCACTGTATGATGAAGATGATGGTATGCCTCGATTGTATTGCTTGATTCGCCAGGTTGTTTCtgtaaaaccatttaaaattctCATTACTTACTTGAGCTCCAAGACTGATAACGAATTTGGCTCTGTGAATTGGGTGGATTCTGGGTTTTCTAAATCTTGTGGACACTTCAGGGCGCGGAATTCTGACATTATTGATCAAGTCAACATTTTCTCTCATCTTCTGAGAGGAGAAAAGGCTGGAAGGGGAGGCTGCGTTCGCATATTCCCCAAAAGTGGAGATATTTGGGCTGTGTATCGGAATTGGTCTCCAGATTGGAACAGGTTGACTCCCGATGATGTGAGGCATCAATATGAGATGGTGGAGGTGCTTGATGGTTACTCTGAAGAGCTTGGAGTTTGTGTTACTCCCCTTGTCAAATTGGTTGGGTTCAAGACAGTAtatcaaagaaatacaaataaGGATGCAATTAGATGGATACCGAGGAAAGAGATGTTCCGCTTTTCGCACCAGGTTCCTTCGTGGTTACTTCAAGGAGAATCCGGTGATTTACCCAATAATTGTTGGGACTTAGACCCGGCTGCAACTCCAGATGAGCTTCTTCATGCTGCAACAGAAGCAAAGGCTTAA